A window of the Sabethes cyaneus chromosome 1, idSabCyanKW18_F2, whole genome shotgun sequence genome harbors these coding sequences:
- the LOC128732339 gene encoding clotting factor C-like, producing MGAFATILLLVLTNCFLPVLLLPSTGNSSSSSSGSACGLTTTTIRKPLIVNGVTSVAAGQWPWHASIWHRVTRSTHIYVCGGTLLSELYLLTSGHCVSKDGNALNERLVSVQLGSIRQNLLLNGFPVQNVPVAEIVVHRDFVPRTFQADLALLALGTKVMINEFVRPICLPNATSADDGEEDLVGRQAVAVGFGMTETGENSDVLRQLWMPLVDYLTCLESNREVFGMSLSSAVLCAGNTNGSTVCNGDSGGGLFTQEPTDGRWVIRGVTSFTAQRGWNDSSCSLSDYAAFVNVAHYGSWISYVMAHGDQEGFFNGTNQPMSVMRVQSVTSKPIKLELRTSEKYCKLYRRKGLIVTGTDGPSQIYLFKTQKSQGLAYYLTDDFAITTAGLAIDCLYGETVCQTVIGKRIRQAFIHPEYRGGRDFNVALLLMPPADEPLWCLTAEASGKIYFEGRQLKANTISADAATWTEFDLDFYLPTKRGGVVYNERRDIVGLMHNPAGDEVVMTNIPAVLDWIESIVWNNGSLYRVSS from the exons ATGGGAGCTTTTGCTACCATCCTGCTCTTAGTTCTGACCAATTGTTTCCTGCCGGTACTTCTGCTGCCATCCACCGGaaacagtagcagcagcagttccGGTTCCGCTTGTGGACTAACCACTACCACCATCCGTAAGCCACTGATCGTTAACGGGGTGACCAGCGTCGCTGCTGGCCAATGGCCGTGGCATGCTTCGATCTGGCATCGTGTTACGCGATCGACGCACATCTACGTTTGCGGTGGAACGTTGTTGAGTGAGTTGTATCTGCTGACCTCGGGGCACTGTGTCTCCAAGGACGGTAATGCCCTGAATGAGCGGTTGGTGTCCGTTCAGTTGGGTTCCATTCGGCAAAACTTACTGCTGAACGGGTTTCCGGTGCAGAACGTGCCGGTTGCGGAGATCGTCGTGCATCGGGACTTCGTTCCGCGAACCTTTCAAGCGGACCTGGCATTGCTGGCCCTTGGGACCAAGGTGATGATCAACGAATTCGTGCGGCCGATCTGTCTACCGAATGCAACCAGCGCCGACGATGGTGAGGAGGATCTCGTCGGTCGACAGGCGGTGGCCGTCGGTTTCGGAATGACCGAAACGGGGGAAAATTCGGATGTTCTGAGACAACTGTGGATGCCGCTGGTGGACTATTTGACCTGTTTGGAAAGTAACCGGGAAGTGTTCGGGATGTCACTGTCGTCAGCGGTTCTTTGTGCCGGAAACACTAACGGCAGTACGGTGTGTAACGGGGACAGTGGAGGCGGTTTGTTCACACAGGAACCGACCGACGGGCGGTGGGTGATCCGTGGAGTGACCAGTTTCACGGCCCAGCGAGGCTGGAACGATAGTAGTTGCAGTCTAAGTGATTACGCGGCTTTCGTGAATGTGGCTCACTATGGCAGTTGGATAAGCTACGTCATGGCTCATGGCGATCAGGAAGGGTTCTTCAACGGAACCAACCAGCCGATGTCCGTTATGCGTGTGCAATCGGTAACTTCTAAGCCGATCAAACTTGAGCTTCGGACAAGTGAGAAGT ATTGTAAATTATATCGCAGGAAAGGTTTGATAGTCACCGGAACCGATGGTCCGAGTCAG ATATACCTTTTTAAAACGCAAAAATCCCAAGGTTTGGCATACTATCTGACCGACGACTTTGCCATAACGACCGCCGGGCTGGCGATCGATTGCCTCTACGGAGAAACGGTTTGTCAGACGGTTATCGGCAAACGGATCAGGCAGGCGTTCATTCATCCGGAATATCGCGGCGGTAGGGATTTCAACGTTGCGCTGCTGCTCATGCCGCCGGCCGACGAGCCGCTCTGGTGTCTGACCGCTGAGGCTTCCGGGAAAATCT ACTTCGAGGGCAGACAGCTGAAGGCGAACACGATTTCGGCGGATGCCGCGACCTGGACCGAATTCGATCTGGACTTTTACCTACCGACCAAGCGGGGCGGTGTGGTCTACAACGAACGGCGGGACATTGTCGGGCTGATGCACAATCCGGCAGGCGACGAGGTGGTGATGACCAACATCCCGGCCGTCCTGGACTGGATCGAGTCGATAGTGTGGAACAACGGCTCGCTTTATCGTGTTTCGTCCTGA